The following proteins are co-located in the Salvelinus fontinalis isolate EN_2023a chromosome 41, ASM2944872v1, whole genome shotgun sequence genome:
- the LOC129840209 gene encoding calcipressin-1-like isoform X2 — MHLKTTKCNAFCLVASVTNQEVFDRPESRTSFESLFRSFDPDVNFQFFKSFRRVRINFSDALAAAEARLRLHKSDFNGKEMRLYFAQSVLIGSPRLEPPKPDKQFLISPPASPPVGWQQAPDAVPVINYDLLCAISKLGPGEKYELHTGTPTTPSVVVHVCENEQDSSGGEDDTEGSTSSSNRPPRPKIIQTRRPDITPGVMQ, encoded by the exons ATGCATCTCAAGACCACCAAGTGTAATGCCTTCTGCCTTGTTGCCTCGGTGACCAACCAGGAAGTGTTTGACAGGCCTGAGTCCCGG ACCAGTTTTGAGTCTCTGTTCCGCTCCTTCGACCCGGACGTAAACTTCCAGTTCTTTAAGAGTTTCCGGCGTGTGAGAATCAACTTCAGCGATGCGCTGGCGGCCGCTGAGGCACGGCTCCGACTGCACAAGAGCGACTTCAACGGCAAAGAGATGCGCCTCTACTTCGCACAG TCTGTCCTCATAGGCAGTCCCCGCCTGGAGCCCCCTAAACCAGACAAACAGTTCCTGATCTCCCCCCCAGCCTCGCCACCGGTGGGGTGGCAGCAGGCCCCGGACGCCGTGCCCGTCATCAACTACGACCTTCTCTGTGCCATCTCCAAACTAGGGCcag GTGAGAAGTACGAGCTGCACACCGGCACCCCCACCACCCCCAGCGTAGTGGTCCACGTGTGTGAGAACGAGCAGGACAGCTCGGGAGGCGAAGACGACACAGAAGGAAGCACCAGCAGCAGCAACCGCCCCCCTCGCCCCAAAATCATCCAGACACGGCGTCCAGACATCACCCCCGGCGTCATGCAGTga
- the LOC129840209 gene encoding calcipressin-1-like isoform X1 produces the protein MQKSEKSDGAEATVDVQFTDLPNALIACKVTEDVFNDQTLKTSFESLFRSFDPDVNFQFFKSFRRVRINFSDALAAAEARLRLHKSDFNGKEMRLYFAQSVLIGSPRLEPPKPDKQFLISPPASPPVGWQQAPDAVPVINYDLLCAISKLGPGEKYELHTGTPTTPSVVVHVCENEQDSSGGEDDTEGSTSSSNRPPRPKIIQTRRPDITPGVMQ, from the exons ATGCAGAAATCAGAGAAGAGCGATGGTGCTGAGGCAACGGTCGATGTGCAGTTTACCGACCTACCCAACGCCCTTATCGCATGCAAAGTAACTGAAGATGTTTTCAATGACCAAACTCTGAAG ACCAGTTTTGAGTCTCTGTTCCGCTCCTTCGACCCGGACGTAAACTTCCAGTTCTTTAAGAGTTTCCGGCGTGTGAGAATCAACTTCAGCGATGCGCTGGCGGCCGCTGAGGCACGGCTCCGACTGCACAAGAGCGACTTCAACGGCAAAGAGATGCGCCTCTACTTCGCACAG TCTGTCCTCATAGGCAGTCCCCGCCTGGAGCCCCCTAAACCAGACAAACAGTTCCTGATCTCCCCCCCAGCCTCGCCACCGGTGGGGTGGCAGCAGGCCCCGGACGCCGTGCCCGTCATCAACTACGACCTTCTCTGTGCCATCTCCAAACTAGGGCcag GTGAGAAGTACGAGCTGCACACCGGCACCCCCACCACCCCCAGCGTAGTGGTCCACGTGTGTGAGAACGAGCAGGACAGCTCGGGAGGCGAAGACGACACAGAAGGAAGCACCAGCAGCAGCAACCGCCCCCCTCGCCCCAAAATCATCCAGACACGGCGTCCAGACATCACCCCCGGCGTCATGCAGTga